In one Gemmatimonadaceae bacterium genomic region, the following are encoded:
- a CDS encoding VOC family protein: MPRKRTTKTAATESPAHVPTKGLYGWITHTELASDDPLATKAWCAAVFGWAFRPSAASPNGDYHLFAYSDKGGGGIRQTHASETPGSMPVVHVEDAQAAFEKALSEGAQEIMPPTRVMEGVTIAVVRAPGGVPIGLSGP, translated from the coding sequence ATGCCCAGAAAGCGCACGACCAAAACAGCAGCGACAGAATCGCCGGCGCACGTGCCGACGAAGGGACTCTACGGCTGGATCACGCACACGGAGCTCGCGAGCGACGATCCCCTCGCGACGAAGGCCTGGTGCGCCGCCGTCTTCGGCTGGGCGTTCCGGCCCAGCGCGGCGTCGCCTAACGGCGACTATCACCTTTTCGCATACTCTGACAAAGGCGGCGGCGGCATTCGTCAGACGCACGCATCGGAGACGCCGGGAAGCATGCCGGTCGTGCACGTCGAAGACGCACAGGCGGCGTTCGAGAAGGCGCTGAGCGAGGGAGCGCAGGAGATCATGCCGCCGACGCGCGTGATGGAGGGTGTAACGATCGCCGTCGTGCGCGCGCCCGGGGGAGTGCCGATCGGCTTATCAGGTCCGTGA